A genomic window from Agrobacterium larrymoorei includes:
- a CDS encoding glucan ABC transporter ATP-binding protein/ permease — translation MTLFQVYTRALRYLATNKWRVTIVVVANVILAAITIAEPVLFGKIIDALSTGSVPTNILILWGAFGLFNTVAYVAVAREADRLAHGRRASLLTEAFGRIISMPLSWHHQRGTSNALHTLLRASETLFGLWLEFMRTHLATFVAVALLIPTAFSMDIRLSFVLVGLGIFYWFIGKWVMNRTKEGQASVEEHYHTVFAHVSDSISNVSVLHSYNRIEAETKALKSFTERLLSAQYPVLDWWAFASALNRTASTLSMMIILIIGTILVKNGELRVGDVIAFIGFANLLIGRLDQMRAFVSQIFEARAKLEDFFKLEDSVQEREEPNSAGELGHVEGTVEFRNVNFGFANTKQGVHDVSFVANAGETVAIVGPTGAGKTTLINLLQRVYDPSSGQILVDGIDISTVTRQSLRSSIATVFQDAGLLNRSIRDNIRLGRDSATDDEIVQAATAAAATDFIDSRLNGYMTQVGERGNRLSGGERQRIAIARAVLKNAPILVLDEATSALDVETEARVKDAVDALRKDRTTFIIAHRLSTVRDADLVLFMDNGRIVEKGTFDELSMRGGRFTSLLRASGLVNDDEKTGCHVAQHAAATNEPRIRQKDVLI, via the coding sequence TTGACACTGTTTCAAGTTTACACGCGCGCCCTGCGCTACCTTGCAACCAACAAGTGGCGGGTCACGATCGTCGTTGTTGCAAACGTTATTCTTGCGGCAATCACCATCGCTGAGCCGGTTTTGTTCGGCAAGATCATCGATGCGCTGTCGACAGGGTCCGTTCCGACCAACATCCTCATTCTCTGGGGCGCCTTCGGCCTGTTCAACACGGTCGCTTACGTCGCCGTGGCGCGTGAGGCGGACAGGCTTGCCCATGGGCGCCGCGCCTCGCTTCTGACGGAAGCCTTCGGCCGCATCATTTCCATGCCGCTCTCCTGGCATCATCAGCGCGGCACCTCCAACGCGCTGCATACGCTGCTGCGCGCCAGCGAGACGCTGTTCGGCCTCTGGCTCGAATTCATGCGCACGCATCTGGCAACCTTCGTTGCCGTGGCGCTGCTGATCCCGACTGCCTTTTCGATGGATATTCGCCTCAGCTTCGTGCTGGTTGGCCTGGGTATATTCTATTGGTTCATCGGCAAGTGGGTGATGAACCGCACGAAGGAAGGCCAGGCCTCCGTCGAAGAGCATTACCACACCGTCTTCGCCCATGTGAGCGACTCCATCAGCAACGTCTCGGTGCTGCACAGCTACAACCGCATCGAAGCGGAAACCAAGGCCCTGAAGTCCTTCACCGAGCGCCTATTGAGCGCCCAGTATCCGGTGCTGGACTGGTGGGCTTTCGCCAGTGCGCTGAACCGCACGGCCTCGACGCTGTCGATGATGATCATCCTCATCATCGGTACGATCCTGGTGAAGAACGGCGAGCTTCGCGTTGGTGACGTCATTGCCTTTATCGGCTTTGCCAACCTGCTGATCGGCCGCCTCGACCAGATGCGCGCCTTTGTGAGCCAGATTTTCGAAGCCCGTGCCAAGCTCGAGGACTTCTTCAAGCTGGAAGATTCCGTGCAGGAACGTGAAGAACCGAATTCGGCTGGCGAACTCGGTCATGTCGAAGGCACGGTCGAATTCCGCAACGTCAATTTCGGCTTCGCCAACACCAAGCAGGGTGTACATGACGTCTCCTTCGTCGCCAATGCTGGCGAGACGGTCGCCATCGTCGGCCCGACAGGTGCGGGCAAGACGACGCTCATCAACCTGTTGCAGCGCGTCTATGACCCAAGCTCCGGCCAGATTCTTGTCGATGGCATCGATATCTCGACGGTCACGCGCCAGTCGCTCAGAAGCTCGATTGCAACCGTGTTCCAGGATGCGGGCCTTTTGAACCGCTCGATCCGTGACAACATCCGTCTTGGCCGCGATTCGGCAACTGACGACGAAATCGTTCAGGCGGCGACCGCAGCAGCGGCGACCGACTTCATCGACAGCAGGCTGAACGGCTATATGACGCAGGTGGGTGAGCGCGGCAACCGCCTCTCCGGTGGTGAGCGCCAGCGTATCGCCATTGCCCGTGCGGTCCTGAAGAATGCGCCGATCCTCGTTCTCGATGAAGCGACGAGTGCGCTCGACGTGGAAACCGAAGCGCGCGTCAAGGATGCGGTGGATGCGTTGCGCAAGGACCGCACCACCTTCATCATCGCCCACCGTCTGTCGACGGTCCGCGACGCCGATCTGGTGCTGTTCATGGACAATGGCCGGATCGTCGAGAAGGGCACCTTCGATGAACTCAGCATGCGCGGTGGCCGCTTCACCTCGCTTCTCAGAGCCAGCGGCCTTGTCAATGATGACGAAAAAACGGGGTGTCACGTCGCTCAACATGCCGCAGCGACAAATGAACCACGCATAAGACAAAAAGACGTCCTGATATAA
- a CDS encoding DUF1013 domain-containing protein translates to MAQTLLMPKATAVWLVDNTALSFDQIATFCKLHPLEVKAIADGEAAQGIKGLDPIATGQLSRDEIQRAEANPNHKLKLSEPKVRVPESKRRGPRYTPVSKRQDRPNAILWLVRNHPELKDAQISRLVGTTKSTIEQIRDRTHWNAANLTPMDPVTLGLCSQIDLDLEVERASRGRPLPTQEELDATLQPASTTEKLDFSYEREEEKEIDANAVFAKLSSLKSTRKDEDEDDNY, encoded by the coding sequence ATGGCTCAAACACTGCTCATGCCGAAAGCGACTGCCGTCTGGCTGGTTGACAACACGGCGCTGTCGTTCGATCAGATCGCCACGTTCTGCAAGCTTCATCCGCTTGAAGTCAAGGCGATCGCCGATGGTGAAGCAGCGCAGGGCATCAAAGGTCTCGATCCGATCGCAACCGGCCAGCTTTCCCGCGACGAAATCCAGCGCGCGGAAGCCAATCCGAACCACAAGCTGAAGCTCTCCGAACCGAAGGTTCGCGTTCCCGAATCCAAGCGTCGCGGCCCGCGTTACACGCCCGTCTCCAAGCGTCAGGACCGTCCGAACGCTATTCTGTGGCTGGTTCGCAACCATCCGGAACTGAAGGACGCGCAGATTTCGCGTCTCGTCGGCACCACCAAGTCGACCATCGAGCAGATCCGCGATCGCACCCACTGGAATGCGGCCAACCTGACACCGATGGACCCGGTCACGCTGGGCCTCTGCAGCCAGATCGATCTCGACCTCGAAGTCGAACGCGCATCGCGCGGTCGTCCGCTTCCGACCCAGGAAGAGCTGGACGCGACGCTGCAGCCAGCCAGCACCACCGAAAAGCTCGACTTCAGCTATGAGCGCGAAGAAGAGAAGGAAATCGACGCCAACGCCGTTTTCGCCAAGCTCTCCTCGCTCAAGTCGACGCGTAAGGATGAAGACGAGGACGACAACTACTAA
- the acs gene encoding acetate--CoA ligase, with protein MSAKIYPVLKSAKTGTLIDNDRYLKWYQDSVEDPEKFWGKHGKRIDWFKPYTKVKNTSFKGKVPIKWFEDGLTNVSYNCIDRHLKTHGERTAIIWEGDNPYIDKKITYNQLYDAVCRLANVLKKHGVKKGDRVTIYMPMIPEAAYAMLACARIGAIHSVVFGGFSPEALAGRIVDCQSTFVITCDEGVRGGKPIPLKENTDKAIHIAARQHVIVNKVLVVRRTGGKTNWAPGRDLWYHQETTSVKPHCEPVKMKAEDPLFILYTSGSTGKPKGVLHTTGGYLVYVSMTHEYVFDYKDGDIYWCTADVGWVTGHSYIVYGPLANCATTLMFEGVPNFPDQGRFWEVIDKHKVNIFYTAPTALRSLMGAGDDFVKRSERSSIRLLGTVGEPINPEAWEWYYHVVGEDKSPIVDTWWQTETGGILISPLPGATDLKPGSATRPFFGVQPQLVDAEGKVLEGAADGNLCIIDSWPGQARTVYGDHQRFIETYFSTYKGKYFTGDGCRRDEDGYYWITGRVDDVLNVSGHRLGTAEVESALVSHSAVSEAAVVGYPHHIKGQGIYCYVTLMKGKTGDEALRAELIKHVRDEIGPVATPDKIQFAPGLPKTRSGKIMRRILRKIAEDDFGALGDTSTLADPAVVDDLIENRQNKPVAA; from the coding sequence ATGTCTGCGAAGATCTACCCGGTTCTCAAATCGGCCAAAACCGGCACGCTGATCGACAATGACCGCTATCTGAAATGGTATCAGGACAGCGTGGAAGATCCGGAGAAATTCTGGGGCAAGCACGGCAAGCGGATCGACTGGTTCAAGCCTTATACCAAGGTCAAGAACACCTCCTTCAAAGGCAAGGTGCCGATCAAATGGTTTGAGGACGGCCTGACCAACGTCTCCTACAACTGTATTGACCGCCACCTGAAGACGCATGGCGAACGCACCGCGATCATCTGGGAAGGTGACAATCCCTATATCGACAAAAAGATCACATACAACCAACTCTATGACGCCGTCTGCCGGCTCGCCAATGTGCTGAAGAAGCACGGCGTCAAGAAAGGCGACCGCGTCACGATCTACATGCCGATGATCCCGGAAGCGGCCTATGCGATGCTCGCTTGCGCCCGCATCGGTGCCATCCACTCGGTCGTCTTCGGCGGCTTCTCGCCGGAAGCGCTGGCGGGGCGCATCGTCGATTGCCAGTCCACCTTCGTCATCACCTGCGATGAAGGCGTGCGCGGCGGCAAACCCATTCCGCTCAAGGAAAACACCGACAAGGCGATCCATATCGCTGCGCGCCAGCATGTCATCGTCAACAAGGTTCTGGTCGTGCGCCGCACCGGCGGCAAGACCAACTGGGCGCCCGGTCGCGACCTCTGGTACCACCAGGAAACTACAAGCGTGAAGCCGCATTGCGAGCCGGTGAAGATGAAGGCGGAAGACCCGCTTTTCATTCTCTACACCTCAGGCTCCACCGGCAAACCAAAGGGCGTGCTGCACACCACCGGCGGCTATCTCGTCTATGTGTCGATGACGCATGAATATGTCTTCGACTACAAGGACGGTGATATCTACTGGTGCACGGCCGATGTCGGCTGGGTGACCGGCCACTCCTACATCGTCTACGGCCCGCTCGCCAATTGCGCCACGACGCTGATGTTCGAAGGCGTGCCGAATTTCCCCGACCAGGGGCGTTTCTGGGAAGTCATCGACAAGCACAAGGTCAATATCTTCTACACCGCGCCAACGGCACTCCGCTCGCTGATGGGTGCTGGCGACGACTTCGTCAAACGGTCCGAGCGCTCCAGTATCCGCCTGCTCGGCACGGTCGGCGAGCCAATCAATCCGGAAGCCTGGGAATGGTATTATCATGTGGTCGGCGAGGACAAGAGCCCGATCGTCGATACCTGGTGGCAGACGGAAACGGGCGGCATTCTGATTTCGCCCCTCCCCGGCGCAACCGATCTGAAGCCGGGTTCGGCCACCCGTCCCTTCTTCGGCGTCCAGCCGCAATTGGTCGATGCCGAGGGCAAGGTGCTGGAAGGGGCAGCCGACGGCAATCTTTGCATCATCGATAGCTGGCCAGGCCAGGCGCGCACCGTCTACGGCGATCACCAGCGCTTCATCGAGACCTACTTCTCTACCTATAAGGGGAAGTACTTCACCGGCGACGGCTGCCGGCGCGACGAGGACGGCTATTACTGGATCACCGGCCGCGTCGATGACGTGTTGAACGTCTCCGGCCACCGCCTCGGCACCGCAGAAGTGGAATCGGCTCTTGTCTCCCACAGCGCCGTGTCAGAAGCAGCCGTGGTTGGCTACCCGCACCATATCAAGGGACAGGGCATCTACTGCTACGTGACGCTGATGAAGGGCAAGACCGGCGACGAAGCACTACGCGCCGAACTCATCAAGCATGTGCGCGATGAGATTGGTCCAGTGGCGACGCCGGATAAGATCCAGTTCGCACCCGGCCTGCCAAAAACCCGATCGGGCAAGATCATGCGCCGTATCCTGCGCAAGATCGCCGAAGACGATTTTGGCGCGCTGGGGGATACCTCCACACTTGCCGATCCCGCGGTCGTCGACGACCTGATCGAGAACCGCCAGAACAAGCCTGTGGCGGCGTAA
- a CDS encoding TRAP transporter substrate-binding protein, translated as MRKLLLLTTAIAFTAGASAPAFAEYNSRMIRVSNGINQDHPVGNGIKAMQACLDEKTGGKLKMTAFWGGALGGDLQATQALRSGVQEAVVTSSSPLVGLIPALGVFDLPFLFSNTKEVDAVLDGEFGDMMNKKLEEQGLVNLAYWENGFRNLSNSKRAVDKWEDFSGLKVRVMQNNIFLDTFQNLGANATPMAFGEVFSALETNAIDAQENPYVTIDTSKFYEVQKFVTETNHAYTPFLFLFSKPIFDSYTPEEQTALRECAIVGRDEERKVIRALNQKSLDKIKEAGLKVNVLSPEEQARIREKSAVVYEKHKAQIGADVVDGIQAKLKEVRAQ; from the coding sequence ATGAGAAAGCTACTTCTGCTCACAACGGCCATTGCCTTCACCGCCGGTGCTTCCGCACCTGCTTTTGCCGAATACAACAGCCGCATGATCCGCGTGTCGAACGGTATCAACCAGGATCACCCCGTCGGCAACGGCATCAAGGCCATGCAGGCCTGCCTGGACGAGAAAACCGGTGGCAAGCTGAAAATGACCGCATTCTGGGGCGGCGCGCTTGGCGGTGACTTGCAGGCAACTCAGGCGCTGCGTTCGGGCGTTCAGGAAGCGGTCGTCACCTCGTCCTCGCCACTCGTCGGCCTTATCCCGGCGCTTGGCGTGTTCGATCTGCCCTTCCTGTTCTCCAACACGAAGGAAGTCGATGCCGTTCTCGACGGCGAGTTCGGCGACATGATGAACAAGAAGCTGGAAGAGCAGGGCCTCGTCAACCTGGCTTATTGGGAAAACGGCTTCCGCAATCTCTCCAACTCCAAGCGCGCGGTCGACAAGTGGGAAGACTTCTCCGGCCTCAAGGTCCGCGTGATGCAGAACAACATCTTCCTCGACACCTTCCAGAACCTCGGCGCCAATGCAACGCCGATGGCGTTTGGTGAAGTGTTCTCGGCGCTTGAAACCAATGCGATCGACGCACAGGAAAACCCCTATGTGACCATCGACACCTCGAAGTTCTATGAGGTGCAGAAATTCGTCACCGAAACGAACCACGCTTACACGCCGTTCCTCTTCCTCTTCTCCAAGCCGATCTTCGACAGCTACACCCCCGAAGAGCAGACCGCCCTTCGCGAATGCGCGATCGTCGGTCGTGACGAAGAGCGCAAGGTTATCCGCGCGTTAAACCAGAAGTCGCTCGACAAGATCAAGGAAGCGGGCCTTAAGGTGAACGTCCTGTCTCCTGAAGAGCAGGCTCGTATTCGCGAGAAGTCCGCGGTCGTCTATGAAAAGCACAAGGCTCAGATCGGTGCCGACGTGGTTGACGGCATTCAGGCCAAGCTCAAGGAAGTTCGCGCCCAGTAA
- a CDS encoding TRAP transporter small permease yields the protein MQKVINLFYRILETILVALLAGMAIMVFINVVMRYTMNSGINVSEELARYFFVWITFIGAVVTFRENSHMGIETLVMFLSRRMRIVCMILSNIIILLCSAIFFWGTWKQSAINASMHAPVTGLSMIWVYGVGMFTGGIMFLIALERLYRLLTGKVREDEIAAFAGENLTIEQLSER from the coding sequence ATGCAGAAAGTCATCAATCTTTTTTACCGCATCCTCGAGACCATTCTCGTCGCGCTTCTTGCAGGCATGGCAATCATGGTCTTCATCAATGTGGTCATGCGCTACACCATGAATTCGGGCATCAATGTCTCGGAAGAACTGGCGCGCTATTTCTTCGTCTGGATCACCTTCATCGGTGCGGTCGTGACCTTCCGAGAAAACAGCCATATGGGCATCGAGACGCTGGTGATGTTCCTGTCGCGGCGCATGCGCATTGTCTGCATGATCCTGTCCAACATCATCATCCTTCTCTGCTCGGCGATCTTCTTCTGGGGAACGTGGAAGCAGTCCGCCATCAATGCCAGCATGCATGCGCCCGTCACCGGTCTGTCGATGATCTGGGTCTATGGCGTGGGCATGTTCACCGGCGGCATCATGTTCCTGATTGCGCTGGAACGGCTTTACCGGCTTTTGACAGGCAAGGTCCGTGAAGACGAGATTGCCGCCTTTGCCGGTGAAAATCTCACCATCGAACAGCTTTCGGAGCGCTGA
- a CDS encoding fumarylacetoacetate hydrolase family protein — protein sequence MVGSRTVDAAAILPEDHQDAILIGRVWSKSEDGPCPVLLKDGVLYDLSKLAPTVSELLEKHDLVDRLSDTLQFAALGAFDVFLDGSAGQLLSPNDVQAVKAAGVTFADSMLERVIEEQAKGDPQRAQEIRGRLAPVLGDSLKGVEAGSEKAAEVKRLLQEMGLWSQYLEVGIGPDAEIFSKAQPMSSVGCGSLIGVHPKSQWNNPEPEVVLAVTSDGRIVGAALGNDVNLRDFEGRSALLLSKAKDNNASCSIGPFIRLFDGKFTLDDVKQAQISLLVEGEDGFTMTGVSPMQAISRTPENLVSQLLNRDHQYPDGAVFFLGTMFAPVKDRHGPGLGFTHAKGDRVEISSPRLGKLINWVASTSDCPEWTFGTTALMRNLAKRGLL from the coding sequence TTGGTCGGATCTAGGACTGTCGATGCTGCTGCAATTTTGCCGGAAGACCATCAGGACGCGATCCTGATCGGCCGAGTCTGGTCCAAGAGCGAAGACGGCCCCTGTCCCGTCCTGTTGAAGGATGGCGTTCTCTACGATCTTTCCAAGCTTGCACCGACAGTGTCGGAACTCTTGGAAAAGCACGATCTCGTCGATCGCCTTTCCGACACCCTGCAGTTTGCCGCGCTCGGCGCCTTCGATGTCTTTCTTGATGGTTCGGCCGGGCAGTTGCTTTCGCCAAACGATGTTCAGGCGGTGAAGGCTGCCGGCGTGACCTTTGCCGACAGCATGCTGGAACGCGTCATCGAAGAGCAGGCGAAAGGCGATCCGCAGCGCGCGCAGGAAATCCGCGGCCGTCTGGCTCCGGTGCTTGGCGATAGTTTGAAGGGCGTTGAAGCCGGCTCCGAAAAGGCTGCCGAGGTCAAGCGCCTGCTGCAGGAAATGGGCCTCTGGTCGCAATATCTGGAAGTCGGGATCGGTCCGGATGCCGAGATTTTCTCCAAGGCGCAGCCCATGTCTTCCGTTGGCTGCGGCTCGTTGATCGGCGTTCATCCGAAGTCGCAGTGGAACAATCCTGAGCCGGAAGTGGTGCTGGCTGTTACCTCCGATGGCCGCATTGTCGGTGCCGCACTTGGCAATGACGTCAACCTGCGCGATTTCGAAGGGCGCTCCGCTCTGCTTCTCAGCAAGGCGAAGGATAACAACGCCTCCTGCTCCATTGGTCCGTTCATCCGTCTCTTCGACGGCAAGTTTACACTGGACGACGTGAAGCAGGCGCAGATTTCGCTGCTGGTCGAAGGCGAAGACGGGTTCACCATGACGGGTGTCAGCCCGATGCAGGCGATCAGCCGCACGCCGGAAAACCTGGTGTCGCAGCTTCTCAACCGCGATCATCAGTATCCGGATGGCGCCGTCTTCTTCCTCGGCACCATGTTCGCTCCGGTCAAGGATCGTCATGGCCCAGGTCTTGGCTTCACCCATGCCAAGGGCGACCGCGTGGAAATCTCAAGCCCGCGGTTGGGCAAGCTGATCAACTGGGTGGCCAGCACATCCGATTGTCCGGAATGGACCTTCGGCACGACGGCATTGATGCGCAATCTCGCAAAGCGCGGGCTTCTATAA
- a CDS encoding FadR/GntR family transcriptional regulator translates to MTLEFNQIHRTDHLPGRIAAEIAREINDGKLKAGDKLPTEHVLSKTFGVSRSVIREAIAQLRNEGAVETRQGVGAFVSDPRHRVSIRIERSKLNDPDSFRDLFQLRLPLEIEAAGLAAVNRTPEQLSRLEAVLNTMRNAPEWEKEGIAADLDFHRTLAESTQNDYFSMFLGFIAERISYAINIAFSRAVFGEILETTIAEHVAIYDAIAASNATAARAAMRAHLLGAARRVNLELEVYE, encoded by the coding sequence ATGACGCTGGAGTTCAACCAGATTCACCGCACCGATCATCTTCCTGGCCGGATCGCCGCGGAGATTGCGCGTGAGATCAATGATGGAAAGCTGAAAGCTGGCGACAAGCTCCCCACGGAGCATGTTCTGTCCAAGACATTCGGCGTCAGCCGTTCGGTGATCCGGGAGGCCATTGCCCAGCTTCGCAATGAGGGTGCGGTCGAAACGCGCCAGGGTGTCGGGGCTTTCGTCAGCGATCCGCGCCATCGCGTCTCCATACGCATCGAGCGGTCCAAGCTCAACGATCCCGATAGTTTCCGCGATCTCTTCCAGTTGCGTCTGCCGCTGGAAATCGAGGCTGCGGGACTGGCCGCCGTCAATCGCACGCCGGAGCAGTTGAGCAGGCTGGAAGCGGTTCTCAACACTATGCGCAATGCGCCGGAGTGGGAAAAGGAAGGTATTGCTGCCGATCTCGATTTCCATCGGACCCTGGCCGAGTCGACGCAGAACGATTATTTCTCGATGTTCCTCGGCTTCATAGCCGAGCGCATCAGCTACGCGATCAACATCGCCTTTTCGCGGGCGGTCTTCGGCGAAATTCTCGAGACCACGATCGCCGAGCACGTGGCGATCTATGATGCCATTGCGGCGTCGAATGCGACGGCAGCACGCGCCGCCATGCGTGCCCATTTGCTCGGTGCCGCGCGCCGCGTCAACCTTGAGCTTGAAGTCTACGAATAA
- a CDS encoding FAD-binding oxidoreductase produces the protein MLEVHAQSREELQASLKAGLGEGLVLTDAAEMVRYCRDWHGDVSSSAVAVIRPRHVEDVAATVRLCAELGLAIVPQGGNTGLVLGGVPDAPDRQIVLSLERMNAIRAIDTDDFSAVVEAGCILSEFKDAVQEKGMFFPLSLGAQGSCRIGGNVSTNAGGINVLRYGMTRELVLGLEVVLPDGAIWNGLSTLRKDNRGIDLKQLFIGAEGTLGIITAVSVKLYPNPDHVETALLGVNSLEDAIKLYRRARRECCDLMSAFEFMPPVAFTLAMEAIPDLKMPIAGDYAAYVLMEISGSGLVDTSDLMSRFLEGVMEDGLVLDGVIASSRAQAQSLWLFREGMNEGQALRGAHMRTDISVPLSRLAEFVAEAEAELAKSLPECLAVSYGHVGDGNVHLNVLPPNGSTREKRDAYIYKAKVIVNTVLDRYAGSISAEHGIGRLKREDFESRLGSVQRGMIERLKAAFDPELLMNPGCQLAVQAAS, from the coding sequence ATGCTCGAGGTTCATGCGCAATCACGCGAGGAGTTGCAGGCTTCGTTGAAGGCCGGTCTCGGCGAGGGGCTGGTTCTGACGGATGCTGCAGAAATGGTCCGCTACTGCCGTGACTGGCATGGCGATGTCTCAAGCAGTGCCGTTGCCGTCATTCGCCCGCGCCATGTGGAAGACGTCGCCGCGACCGTGCGGCTCTGCGCAGAATTGGGGCTCGCCATTGTGCCGCAGGGTGGCAATACCGGTCTTGTGCTGGGTGGTGTGCCCGATGCGCCGGATCGCCAGATCGTTCTCAGCCTTGAGCGCATGAATGCCATCCGCGCCATCGATACGGATGATTTTTCCGCGGTGGTGGAGGCGGGCTGCATTCTCTCTGAATTCAAGGACGCGGTGCAGGAGAAGGGTATGTTCTTCCCCCTGTCGCTCGGCGCGCAAGGATCCTGTCGCATCGGCGGCAACGTTTCGACCAATGCCGGCGGCATCAATGTGCTGCGCTATGGCATGACGCGCGAACTGGTGCTTGGTCTTGAAGTCGTTCTTCCGGATGGGGCGATCTGGAACGGGCTGTCGACGCTTCGCAAGGACAATCGCGGTATCGATCTCAAGCAGCTTTTTATCGGCGCGGAAGGAACGCTTGGCATCATCACCGCCGTCTCGGTGAAGCTCTACCCCAATCCCGATCATGTCGAGACAGCGCTTCTTGGTGTGAACTCGCTGGAAGATGCGATCAAGCTTTATCGCCGCGCGCGTCGTGAGTGCTGCGACCTGATGTCGGCCTTCGAATTCATGCCGCCGGTTGCCTTCACGCTTGCGATGGAAGCCATTCCGGATCTGAAGATGCCGATCGCCGGCGATTATGCCGCCTATGTGCTGATGGAAATTTCAGGCTCGGGTCTGGTCGACACCAGCGATCTGATGAGCCGCTTCCTCGAAGGCGTGATGGAAGACGGGCTTGTGCTGGATGGCGTCATTGCATCCTCGCGTGCGCAGGCCCAGTCGCTCTGGCTATTCCGCGAAGGCATGAATGAGGGCCAGGCGCTGCGCGGCGCGCATATGCGCACCGATATCTCCGTGCCACTGTCGCGTCTTGCCGAATTCGTTGCAGAAGCGGAGGCGGAACTGGCCAAGAGCCTGCCGGAGTGTCTTGCGGTTTCTTATGGCCATGTGGGAGATGGCAATGTGCATCTCAACGTCTTGCCGCCGAATGGCAGCACGCGTGAGAAGCGGGACGCGTACATCTACAAGGCCAAGGTCATCGTCAATACGGTGCTTGATCGTTATGCTGGCAGCATCAGTGCCGAACACGGCATTGGTCGTTTGAAGCGCGAGGATTTCGAAAGCCGTCTCGGCTCCGTCCAGCGCGGCATGATCGAGCGGCTGAAAGCGGCCTTCGATCCGGAGCTTCTCATGAATCCCGGTTGCCAGCTTGCCGTACAAGCGGCTAGCTAG